In Borrelia hispanica CRI, a single genomic region encodes these proteins:
- a CDS encoding DUF228 domain-containing protein, with the protein IDDYTQIATVVPITEKFEGYLVVKKDSQSSINFGDKLAFNTNGELEKASTSSNSKTNAIALSKVYKLNENLYIIHASVFGNRALKGS; encoded by the coding sequence TATTGATGATTATACACAAATAGCAACAGTAGTACCAATAACAGAAAAATTTGAAGGATATTTAGTAGTAAAGAAAGATAGCCAATCATCAATCAATTTTGGTGACAAGCTTGCATTTAATACAAATGGGGAATTAGAAAAGGCTAGTACTTCTTCAAATAGTAAAACTAATGCAATAGCACTCTCAAAGGTATATAAACTCAATGAAAATCTTTATATTATTCATGCTAGTGTATTTGGGAATAGGGCTTTAAAGGGTAGTTAA